The following proteins come from a genomic window of Streptomyces sp. NBC_01716:
- a CDS encoding ATP-binding cassette domain-containing protein, with product MPGAIYAEGLVKTFGDVRALDGVDLDVPEGTVLGLLGPNGAGKTTAVRVLTTLLQPDSGKAVVAGIDVLKHPNEVRRNIGLSGQFAAVDEYLTGRENLQMVGQLYQQSARAAKARAVELLDRFNLSDAADRTTKTYSGGMRRRLDLAAALVVSPPVMFMDEPTTGLDPRNRQQLWGIIEELVAGGTTLLLTTQYLEEADHLAHDICVIDHGQVIARGTADELKARTGGERVEVVVHERDQITPTRDVLAGFGKGEVMVAEHTRKLTVPVTGGAKLLAEIIRELDARGVEIDDIGLRRPTLDDVFISLTGHAAEEGRENGEGGGPASGKSPDRPAGSATATAPGPTPDPADDTVTGPITDDTVTDPKESAK from the coding sequence ATGCCAGGCGCCATCTATGCCGAAGGCCTGGTCAAGACGTTCGGCGACGTAAGAGCACTGGACGGCGTCGATCTCGATGTCCCCGAAGGCACGGTCCTCGGTCTGCTCGGCCCCAACGGCGCGGGAAAGACCACCGCGGTCCGTGTGCTGACGACCCTGCTCCAGCCCGACAGCGGCAAGGCCGTCGTCGCGGGCATCGACGTGCTCAAGCACCCCAACGAGGTCCGCAGGAACATCGGCCTCTCCGGCCAGTTCGCCGCCGTCGACGAGTATCTGACCGGCCGCGAGAACCTCCAGATGGTCGGCCAGCTCTACCAGCAGAGCGCCCGCGCCGCGAAGGCCAGGGCCGTCGAACTCCTCGACCGCTTCAACCTCAGCGACGCGGCCGACCGCACCACCAAGACCTACTCCGGCGGTATGCGCAGGCGACTCGACCTCGCCGCGGCGCTCGTCGTTTCCCCGCCGGTGATGTTCATGGACGAGCCGACGACCGGCCTCGACCCGCGCAACCGCCAGCAGTTGTGGGGCATCATCGAGGAACTGGTCGCGGGCGGCACGACGTTGCTGCTCACCACCCAGTATCTGGAAGAGGCCGACCACCTGGCCCATGACATCTGCGTCATCGACCACGGCCAGGTCATCGCGCGCGGCACCGCCGACGAACTCAAGGCCCGCACGGGCGGCGAGCGCGTCGAGGTCGTCGTCCACGAGCGCGACCAGATCACCCCGACCCGCGATGTGCTGGCCGGTTTCGGCAAGGGCGAGGTGATGGTCGCCGAGCACACCCGCAAGCTCACCGTCCCGGTCACCGGCGGCGCGAAACTGCTCGCCGAGATCATCAGGGAACTCGACGCGCGGGGCGTGGAGATCGACGACATCGGGCTGCGCCGCCCCACCCTCGACGACGTCTTCATCTCGCTCACCGGCCACGCCGCCGAGGAGGGCCGGGAGAACGGCGAAGGCGGCGGCCCGGCATCGGGCAAGTCCCCGGACAGGCCCGCCGGTTCGGCCACCGCCACGGCACCCGGCCCCACCCCCGACCCCGCCGACGACACCGTCACCGGCCCGATCACGGACGACACCGTCACGGACCCGAAGGAGAGCGCCAAGTGA
- a CDS encoding DUF4307 domain-containing protein — translation MTAERPPVLPDDRYGRSSDERADRGLRIVGSVLGVGLLALVGWFGYDYVAGQSVSGELIKFKRVSASAVEVHLEVRKDKDAAGTCTLRSRAEDGAEVGRKDVRFDGPETRIDRVVTVRTTGSATSAELVGCTSDDS, via the coding sequence ATGACCGCGGAACGCCCACCGGTTCTTCCCGATGACCGCTACGGCCGCTCGTCCGACGAGCGTGCGGACCGGGGGCTCAGGATCGTCGGCTCGGTGCTCGGCGTCGGCCTTCTCGCGCTCGTCGGCTGGTTCGGTTACGACTATGTGGCAGGCCAGAGTGTCTCGGGCGAGCTCATCAAATTCAAGCGGGTATCGGCCTCCGCGGTCGAGGTGCATCTGGAGGTCCGCAAGGACAAGGACGCGGCCGGCACGTGCACGCTGCGTTCGCGCGCGGAGGACGGCGCCGAGGTGGGCCGCAAGGACGTCCGCTTCGACGGTCCCGAGACGCGGATAGACCGGGTCGTCACCGTCCGTACGACCGGCAGCGCGACGAGCGCGGAGCTCGTCGGCTGTACGTCCGACGACAGCTGA
- a CDS encoding ABC transporter permease produces MSAVTEASPKALAPPPRGGIVQSIRDSLVVAKRNLIRMVRIPEMIIFGLIQPIMFVVLFTYVFGGSINIPGAAPGSAQAYREFLMAGIFAQTVTFATAGAGAGIADDMHKGLIDRFRSLPMARGAVLTGRTLADLVQTALTLVVLAAVALIIGWRTHENIGSVLAGFALLLFLGYAFSWIGALIGLIVRTPEAATSGGLIWLFPLTFISNAFVPVNGMPAFLQHVAEWNPFSATVQAARELFGNTIPGREASVTGAWPMEHPIWASLIWSVLIIVVFRTLAVRRYRSATA; encoded by the coding sequence GTGAGCGCCGTAACCGAGGCCTCGCCCAAGGCCCTCGCCCCGCCCCCGCGCGGCGGCATCGTCCAGTCGATCCGCGACTCGCTGGTCGTGGCCAAGCGCAATCTGATCCGGATGGTGCGCATCCCGGAGATGATCATCTTCGGGCTGATCCAGCCCATCATGTTCGTGGTGCTCTTCACCTACGTCTTCGGCGGCTCCATCAACATCCCCGGCGCCGCTCCCGGCAGCGCCCAGGCCTACCGCGAGTTCCTGATGGCGGGCATCTTCGCGCAGACCGTGACCTTCGCCACGGCGGGCGCCGGCGCCGGCATCGCCGACGACATGCACAAGGGGCTCATCGACCGGTTCCGCTCACTGCCCATGGCCCGCGGCGCGGTCCTCACCGGACGTACGCTCGCCGACCTCGTACAGACCGCCCTCACGCTCGTCGTCCTCGCGGCCGTCGCCCTGATCATCGGCTGGCGCACCCACGAGAACATCGGGAGTGTGCTCGCCGGCTTCGCGCTGCTGCTCTTCCTCGGCTACGCGTTCTCGTGGATCGGCGCGCTGATCGGGCTCATCGTCCGTACGCCCGAGGCCGCCACGTCCGGCGGGCTGATCTGGCTCTTCCCGCTCACGTTCATCTCCAACGCGTTCGTGCCGGTCAACGGCATGCCCGCGTTCCTCCAGCATGTCGCGGAGTGGAATCCGTTCAGCGCGACCGTGCAGGCGGCGCGCGAGCTCTTCGGCAACACGATCCCCGGCCGGGAGGCCTCGGTGACCGGCGCCTGGCCGATGGAGCACCCGATCTGGGCCTCGCTGATCTGGTCCGTCCTGATCATCGTGGTCTTCCGCACCCTGGCGGTCCGGCGCTACCGCTCGGCCACCGCCTGA
- a CDS encoding MarR family winged helix-turn-helix transcriptional regulator, with translation MAVFARRAEQTRLGGVGQVRNSMDRAAYLLLNRLDLEGPMGVKALAAGMGIDSSTVTRQVAPLVDTGLVKRTSHPEDGRAVVLELSARGLSRLEEVRSSRRELMSQVTDGWTEEERESFCALLTRFNSALSARQSGPASAEPVAHRVPVDEPGGTEPPPAS, from the coding sequence GTGGCCGTCTTCGCCCGACGGGCGGAACAGACCCGCCTCGGCGGCGTCGGCCAGGTGCGCAACTCCATGGACCGCGCCGCCTATCTGCTGCTCAACCGGCTTGATCTGGAAGGCCCGATGGGCGTCAAGGCGCTGGCCGCGGGGATGGGGATCGACTCCTCCACCGTCACCCGCCAGGTCGCGCCGCTCGTCGACACCGGCCTGGTCAAGCGCACGTCACACCCGGAGGACGGCCGCGCCGTCGTCCTCGAACTCTCGGCCCGCGGGCTGAGCCGCCTCGAAGAGGTCCGCTCCTCACGCCGCGAACTGATGTCGCAGGTCACGGACGGCTGGACGGAGGAGGAACGGGAATCGTTCTGCGCGCTCCTCACCCGGTTCAACTCCGCCCTGTCCGCACGGCAGTCGGGCCCCGCGTCGGCCGAACCGGTCGCGCACCGGGTCCCGGTGGACGAACCCGGCGGTACGGAGCCACCGCCGGCCTCTTGA
- a CDS encoding sigma factor-like helix-turn-helix DNA-binding protein, which translates to MRERWQPAVDRRRAQEFEAFAAGAAGRLLHAATLLTGEPADAKPRAERLLTAALARTYADWDRLRAEDPYDRARQEIAVRYARGAWRQPRTGAGLLGRLTPQERLILVLRLYEGVAEEQTAALIGLPVERVRAICARAVNAMRQPAPPPRPAPHWPLSLLSRQAAR; encoded by the coding sequence GTGCGAGAGCGATGGCAGCCGGCTGTGGACCGCCGTCGCGCCCAGGAGTTCGAGGCGTTCGCCGCGGGCGCGGCAGGCCGACTGCTGCATGCCGCCACGCTGTTGACGGGTGAGCCCGCCGACGCCAAACCCCGTGCGGAACGCCTGCTGACGGCCGCCCTGGCCCGTACATACGCGGACTGGGACCGGCTGCGCGCCGAGGATCCGTACGACCGCGCACGTCAGGAGATCGCCGTCCGGTACGCGCGGGGTGCCTGGCGGCAGCCGCGGACCGGTGCGGGTCTGCTCGGCCGGCTCACACCGCAGGAGCGGCTCATTCTGGTGCTGCGGCTGTACGAGGGGGTCGCCGAGGAGCAGACGGCGGCGCTGATCGGACTGCCGGTCGAGCGGGTGCGGGCGATCTGCGCGCGGGCGGTCAACGCGATGCGGCAGCCCGCGCCGCCGCCCCGCCCGGCCCCGCACTGGCCGCTGTCGCTGCTCTCCCGGCAGGCGGCGCGATGA
- the greA gene encoding transcription elongation factor GreA has product MTQTSENVTWLTQAAYNQLKAELDHLSGPARVEIAQKIEAAREEGDLKENGGYHAAKEEQGKQELRVRQLTQLLQNAKVGEAPADDGIVEPGMVVTIAFDGDEDDTLTFLMASREYASSDIETYSPQSPLGTGVNGKKVGDEAEYELPNGKKASVKILAAKPYQG; this is encoded by the coding sequence GTGACCCAGACCAGCGAGAACGTCACCTGGCTCACCCAGGCGGCGTACAACCAGCTCAAGGCCGAGCTGGATCACCTGTCTGGTCCCGCGCGCGTCGAGATCGCCCAGAAGATCGAGGCCGCCCGCGAGGAGGGGGACCTGAAGGAGAACGGCGGGTACCACGCGGCCAAGGAGGAGCAGGGCAAGCAGGAGCTGCGGGTACGCCAGCTGACCCAGCTCCTGCAGAACGCCAAGGTGGGCGAGGCACCGGCCGACGACGGGATCGTCGAGCCCGGCATGGTCGTCACGATCGCCTTCGACGGCGACGAGGACGACACGCTGACGTTCCTCATGGCCTCGCGCGAGTACGCGAGCTCCGACATCGAGACGTACTCACCGCAGTCGCCGCTCGGCACGGGTGTGAACGGCAAGAAGGTCGGCGACGAGGCGGAGTACGAGCTGCCGAACGGCAAGAAGGCCTCGGTGAAGATCCTGGCCGCGAAGCCGTACCAGGGCTAG
- the mca gene encoding mycothiol conjugate amidase Mca: MTDQLRLMAVHAHPDDESSKGAATMAKYVSEGVDVLVVTCTGGERGSILNPKLQGDAYIEEHIHEVRKKEMDEAREILGIRQQWLGYVDSGLPEGDPLPPLPEGCFALEDVDEAAGRLVRMIREQRPQVITTYDENGGYPHPDHIMTHKISMVAFESAADAEKYPEAEFGPVWQPQKIYFNQGFNRPRTVALHEALLARGLESPYAEWLERWAEFGRAERTLTTHVPCDDFYEIRDKALVAHATQIDPDGGWFRVPMDIQREIWPTEEYELVKSLVDTSLPESDLFAGIRDNA; this comes from the coding sequence TTGACTGACCAGCTGCGATTGATGGCCGTGCACGCCCACCCCGACGACGAGTCGAGCAAGGGCGCGGCAACCATGGCCAAGTACGTATCCGAGGGGGTGGACGTGCTGGTCGTGACCTGCACCGGAGGCGAGCGCGGCTCCATCCTCAACCCCAAGCTCCAGGGGGACGCCTATATCGAGGAGCACATCCACGAGGTCCGCAAGAAGGAGATGGACGAGGCCCGCGAGATCCTCGGCATCAGACAGCAGTGGCTCGGTTACGTGGACTCGGGTCTGCCCGAGGGTGACCCGCTGCCGCCGCTCCCCGAGGGCTGCTTCGCCCTGGAGGACGTCGACGAGGCGGCCGGCCGGCTCGTGCGGATGATCCGCGAGCAGCGGCCGCAGGTGATCACGACGTACGACGAGAACGGCGGGTATCCGCACCCCGACCACATCATGACCCACAAGATCTCGATGGTGGCCTTCGAGTCGGCGGCGGACGCCGAGAAGTACCCGGAGGCCGAGTTCGGCCCGGTGTGGCAGCCGCAGAAGATCTACTTCAACCAGGGCTTCAACCGTCCCCGTACGGTCGCGCTGCACGAGGCGTTGCTGGCGCGCGGTCTGGAGTCCCCGTACGCGGAGTGGCTGGAGCGCTGGGCGGAGTTCGGGCGCGCGGAGCGCACGCTGACCACGCATGTGCCGTGCGACGACTTCTACGAGATCCGGGACAAGGCGCTGGTCGCGCACGCCACGCAGATCGACCCCGACGGCGGCTGGTTCCGCGTCCCGATGGACATCCAGCGGGAGATCTGGCCGACCGAGGAGTACGAGCTCGTGAAGTCGCTCGTCGACACCTCCCTCCCCGAGAGCGACCTCTTCGCGGGCATCCGCGACAATGCCTGA
- the ilvA gene encoding threonine ammonia-lyase: MLNGVARMTAMEGSRHLTRLVGSPVHLKCENLQRTGSFKLRGAYVRIAGLSPEERAAGVVAASAGNHAQGVALASTLLGVCSTVFMPLAAPLPKVAATREYGAEVRLHGQVVDETLAAAQEYARETGAVFIHPFDHPDIIAGQGTVGLEILEQCPEVRTILVGLGGGGLAAGIALAVKGVRPDVKVIGVQAAGAAAFPPSLRAGRPMSIDEQQTMADGIKVGRPGEITFPLVRDLVDEVRTVSEDELSAALLLCLERAKLVVEPAGASPVAALLSTPGAFSGPVVAVLSGGNVDPLLMQRILRHGMAVSGRYLGLRLRITDRPGALATLLGVLSVADANVLDVSHVRTDPRLGLTEADVELHLETKGPEHCADVASALREAGYTILG; the protein is encoded by the coding sequence ATGCTGAACGGTGTGGCCAGGATGACCGCGATGGAGGGCAGCCGGCATCTGACGCGCCTGGTCGGCTCCCCGGTCCACCTCAAGTGCGAGAACCTTCAGCGGACGGGGTCGTTCAAGCTGCGCGGCGCTTACGTGCGGATCGCCGGTCTCTCGCCCGAGGAGCGCGCGGCCGGTGTCGTCGCCGCCAGCGCGGGCAACCACGCGCAGGGCGTCGCGCTCGCCTCGACGCTGCTCGGGGTGTGCTCCACCGTGTTCATGCCGCTCGCGGCGCCGCTGCCCAAGGTCGCGGCGACCCGTGAGTACGGCGCCGAGGTGCGGCTGCACGGCCAGGTCGTCGACGAGACCCTGGCCGCCGCGCAGGAGTACGCGCGCGAGACCGGCGCGGTCTTCATCCACCCCTTCGACCACCCGGACATCATCGCCGGACAGGGCACGGTGGGCCTGGAGATCCTGGAGCAGTGCCCCGAGGTTCGGACGATCCTCGTCGGTCTCGGCGGCGGCGGACTGGCCGCGGGTATCGCCCTCGCGGTGAAGGGAGTACGGCCGGACGTCAAGGTGATCGGTGTGCAGGCGGCGGGCGCGGCGGCGTTCCCGCCCTCGCTGCGGGCCGGGCGGCCGATGTCGATCGACGAGCAGCAGACGATGGCGGACGGCATCAAGGTGGGCCGACCGGGCGAGATCACGTTCCCGCTGGTCAGGGACCTGGTCGACGAGGTGCGTACGGTCTCCGAGGACGAGCTGTCCGCCGCGCTCCTGCTCTGTCTGGAGCGGGCGAAGCTGGTCGTGGAGCCGGCCGGGGCGAGCCCGGTCGCGGCGCTGCTGAGCACGCCGGGGGCGTTCTCCGGGCCGGTGGTCGCCGTGCTGTCGGGCGGCAATGTGGACCCCCTGCTGATGCAGCGGATCCTGCGCCACGGGATGGCGGTGTCCGGGCGCTACCTGGGGCTGCGGCTGCGCATCACGGACCGGCCCGGGGCGCTCGCGACACTGCTGGGAGTGCTGTCGGTGGCCGACGCGAACGTACTGGACGTGAGCCACGTACGGACAGATCCGCGGCTCGGGCTGACCGAGGCGGATGTGGAACTGCATCTGGAGACGAAGGGCCCCGAGCACTGCGCGGACGTGGCGTCGGCGCTGCGCGAGGCGGGCTACACGATCCTGGGCTGA